The proteins below are encoded in one region of Rhododendron vialii isolate Sample 1 chromosome 7a, ASM3025357v1:
- the LOC131332974 gene encoding uncharacterized protein LOC131332974 — protein MTPLPPSIMVGPETKRPKTDDGSKWTITFTEKDLNRVQLPHNDTLVITLRIGTFNVRRILIDQGSSAEVMYYSLFKDLKLSDTDLRPSEVPLIGFSGAPVWPLGMITLPVRAGSVVLDMKFVVVDVPSPYNAIIGCTWLHKLKAIASIYHQVVRFIGANGRQEDLYGDQTAAKRFYVNAVRSNKQTSWVNLIEVPEAPVLEDVGIPADEKFEEDLVTFPITEDGSRFFLISSSLSDSDQIETFDFLKRNIEVFAWTLYEMPGVDSSFICHELNIDQAKRLVVQKAWRSSPIHSEAVIDEVNQLLNAKVIREVQYPRWLANTVVVKKKNGKWRVCVDYSNLNDVCPKDFFPLPRIDQLVDATAGHDRLSFLDAYRGYHQIAMSEGDVENTAFITPHGIFGYLVMLFGLKNAGATFQ, from the coding sequence ATGACGCCACTCCCTCCAAGCATAATGGTTGGTCCCGAGACCAAGCGCCCAAAAACAGACGACGGCTCCAAGTGGACCATCACCTTTACCGAAAAGGATCTCAACCGCGTCCAGCTACCTCATAACGACACCCTCGTGATCACGCTGCGTATCGGAACCTTTAACGTCCGACGCATCCTCATTGATCAAGGTAGCTCTGCcgaggtcatgtactactctctatTTAAAGACCTGAAACTCTCGGAtaccgacctccgtccctctGAAGTCCCCCTCATTGGGTTCAGCGGAGCCCCGGTATGGCCCCTTGGTATGATCACTCTCCCCGTTCGTGCCGGTTCGGTAGTCCTCGACATGAAATTTGTGGTGGTAGATGTTCctagcccatacaacgcaatcATCGGGTGTACCTGGCTACACAAGTTAAAGGCCATCGCCTCCATTTATCACCAGGTGGTCCGTTTCATCGGCGCCAATGGGCGACAGGAAGACCTATACGGAGATCAAACTGCGGCCAAAAGATTCTATGTCAACGCAGTCCGAAGCAATAAACAGACCTCCTGGGTCAACCTCATCGAGGTTCCCGAGGCCCCAGTTCTAGAAGACGTCGGCATCCCGGCCGATGAAAAATTTGAAGAGGACCTCGTCACCTTTCCAATCACCGAAGACGGCTCTCGTTTCTTCCTCATCAGTTCCTCACTCAGCGATTCCGACCAGATCGAGACGTTCGATTTCCTTAAAAGGAACATTGAAGTATTCGCATGGACCTTATATGAAATGCCCGGGGTCGACTCCTCATTTATCTGCCATGAGCTCAACATTGACCAAGCCAAACGCCTCGTTGTGCAAAAAGCATGGCGATCCTCCCCGATCCACTCTGAGGCCGTCATAGACGAAGTCAACCAGCTCTTAAATGCAAAGGTTATCCGAGAAGTGCAATACCCCAGATGGTTAGCAAACACCGTCgtggtaaaaaagaagaacggtaagtggcgagtctgcgttGATTATTCCAACCTCAATGATGTCTGCCCAAAAGACTTCTTCCCCCTCCCGCGgatcgaccagctcgtcgacgccacgGCCGGCCACGACCGACTCAGCTTCCTGGATGCCTACCGGGGCTACcatcagattgccatgagcgaaggcgacgTTGAAAATACAGCCTTTATCACCCCTCACGGAATCTTTGGGTATCTCGTTATGCTTTTTGGCCTGAAAAATGCCGGTGCCACCTTTCAGTGA